The following are encoded together in the Acidovorax sp. KKS102 genome:
- a CDS encoding YeeE/YedE family protein: MKNRISEFVVGLIFGLGLIVSGMTDPGKVLGFLDLAGLWDPSLAFVMGGAIAVGVFAFAVAKKRTTSFLGGAMHLPTSRDIDRRLVVGSLIFGAGWGIAGFCPGPAIVSAGAGQPKAIVFVIAMLAGMWLFELAERMSHGTPTTQTGGR; the protein is encoded by the coding sequence ATGAAAAATCGTATTTCGGAGTTTGTGGTGGGCCTGATCTTTGGCCTAGGCTTGATCGTCTCAGGCATGACCGACCCTGGCAAGGTGCTGGGCTTTCTGGATCTGGCTGGCTTGTGGGACCCATCGCTGGCGTTTGTGATGGGCGGAGCCATTGCGGTGGGCGTGTTTGCCTTCGCCGTGGCCAAGAAGCGGACCACCAGTTTCCTTGGCGGCGCCATGCACTTGCCCACGTCGCGCGACATTGATCGCCGTCTGGTCGTCGGAAGCCTCATCTTTGGCGCGGGCTGGGGTATAGCCGGGTTTTGCCCGGGGCCAGCCATCGTTTCGGCGGGTGCAGGCCAGCCCAAAGCCATCGTGTTTGTGATCGCCATGCTGGCGGGCATGTGGCTGTTTGAACTGGCCGAACGCATGTCTCACGGTACCCCAACCACCCAGACCGGAGGCCGCTGA
- a CDS encoding carboxymuconolactone decarboxylase family protein, translated as MSTFDHTSLIQGINESLATFRKAQPDAMRGFAQLAQASMAEGALTSKHKELIALAIGVTQRCSGCIGFHVKALQKLGATRAELEEMLAVCVYMGGGPALMYTAEALKAWDTMAAASAPAAA; from the coding sequence ATGAGTACGTTCGACCACACCAGCCTGATCCAGGGCATCAACGAAAGCCTGGCCACCTTCCGCAAGGCCCAGCCAGACGCCATGCGGGGCTTCGCGCAGCTTGCGCAGGCTTCCATGGCGGAAGGTGCGTTGACCAGCAAGCACAAGGAGCTGATTGCCCTGGCCATTGGGGTCACCCAGCGCTGCTCCGGGTGCATTGGTTTTCATGTCAAGGCACTGCAAAAGCTCGGTGCCACCCGCGCAGAGCTGGAAGAAATGTTGGCCGTGTGCGTTTACATGGGCGGTGGCCCGGCACTCATGTACACGGCTGAGGCCCTGAAGGCCTGGGACACCATGGCTGCCGCCAGCGCGCCCGCCGCAGCCTGA
- a CDS encoding helix-turn-helix transcriptional regulator — protein MHAEAQMDLEALRRSADSACRLMKVLSNPDRLLLLCQLTQGEKRVGELEELVGIFQPTLSQQLGVLREEGLVNTRREGKNIYYEIASPQALAVMNVLFEQFCGPAQESKPC, from the coding sequence ATGCACGCAGAAGCACAAATGGACCTGGAAGCCTTGCGCAGGTCCGCCGACAGCGCTTGCCGCTTGATGAAGGTTTTGTCCAACCCCGACCGACTGCTGCTGCTGTGCCAGTTGACGCAGGGCGAAAAACGTGTGGGCGAGCTGGAGGAGTTGGTGGGCATCTTCCAGCCCACCTTGTCGCAGCAGCTGGGCGTTTTGCGCGAGGAGGGTCTCGTCAACACCCGCCGCGAAGGCAAAAACATCTATTACGAGATCGCCAGCCCCCAGGCCCTGGCGGTGATGAATGTGCTGTTTGAACAATTTTGTGGCCCCGCCCAGGAGAGCAAACCATGCTGA
- a CDS encoding YeeE/YedE family protein, which produces MLIDWTHFTPWAALAGGVLLGLASALFVLLNGRILGISGIVGGLLRPRAGDMGWRLAFLLGMLVAPGLYWLVVGPTQPRIDANWGMVVIAGLLVGVGTRYGSGCTSGHGVCGLSRMSPRSLVATLAFMGAGFVTVFLIRHALA; this is translated from the coding sequence ATGCTGATCGACTGGACCCATTTCACCCCTTGGGCTGCCCTGGCTGGCGGCGTTTTGCTGGGCCTTGCTTCGGCGCTTTTTGTGCTTCTCAACGGGCGCATCCTGGGCATCAGCGGCATTGTGGGAGGGCTGCTGCGCCCCCGCGCGGGCGACATGGGCTGGCGCCTGGCTTTTTTGCTGGGCATGTTGGTGGCGCCTGGCCTTTACTGGCTGGTGGTCGGCCCCACGCAGCCGCGCATTGATGCGAACTGGGGCATGGTGGTGATCGCCGGCCTGCTGGTGGGTGTCGGCACCCGTTACGGATCGGGCTGCACCAGCGGCCACGGCGTGTGCGGACTCTCGCGCATGTCGCCCCGGTCCCTGGTGGCCACCCTGGCCTTCATGGGGGCAGGGTTCGTCACCGTCTTCCTCATCCGGCACGCGCTGGCCTGA
- a CDS encoding molybdopterin-dependent oxidoreductase, whose protein sequence is MQSHRRYGLERVLSKAWAAGVICAALLAASNVQALEPPTGPVILTIDGAITQTNRGPQAQFDMKMLEKLPQHSFSTQTPWYPSAVTFTGPLLRDVLAAVGAKGTKITAVALNDYKTEIPADDATKHDVIVARLMNNRPMPIREKGPLFIVYPFDTKAELRSELYYNRAAWQLNALHIR, encoded by the coding sequence ATGCAATCTCATCGTCGTTATGGGTTGGAACGGGTGTTGTCCAAGGCATGGGCCGCAGGGGTCATCTGCGCGGCATTGCTGGCCGCGAGCAACGTGCAGGCACTGGAGCCACCCACCGGCCCTGTCATCCTCACCATCGACGGCGCCATCACGCAGACCAACCGGGGCCCGCAGGCGCAGTTCGACATGAAGATGCTGGAGAAGCTGCCGCAGCACAGCTTCTCCACCCAGACCCCTTGGTACCCCAGCGCCGTCACTTTCACAGGCCCCCTGCTCCGCGATGTGCTGGCAGCAGTGGGTGCCAAGGGCACCAAGATCACGGCAGTGGCCCTCAATGACTACAAGACCGAGATCCCGGCAGACGACGCCACCAAACACGACGTGATCGTGGCGCGCCTGATGAACAACCGGCCCATGCCCATCCGCGAAAAAGGCCCGCTGTTCATCGTTTACCCGTTTGATACCAAGGCCGAGTTGCGCAGCGAGCTGTATTACAACCGGGCAGCCTGGCAGCTCAACGCACTGCACATCCGGTAG
- a CDS encoding DUF2892 domain-containing protein, whose translation MNINVGTVDRVLRVLAGLVLIALAATGTVGWWGWLGVVPLATGLFRFCPAYTLLGINTCPMKK comes from the coding sequence ATGAACATCAACGTAGGAACCGTGGACCGCGTGCTGCGCGTCTTGGCAGGCCTGGTCCTGATCGCACTGGCCGCCACCGGCACGGTGGGCTGGTGGGGATGGCTGGGCGTGGTGCCACTGGCCACCGGCCTGTTTCGCTTCTGCCCGGCTTACACGCTGCTTGGCATCAACACCTGTCCCATGAAGAAATAA
- a CDS encoding two-component system response regulator: MNSPFAPSGKCTVLVVDDTPDNLSLMSDLLRTDYKVKLAPSGERALQIVAGDSKPDLILLDIMMPDMDGYEVLRRLQFNPDTEDIPVIFLTAMSAAEDESIGLELGAVDYITKPINPAIVMARVRNHLQLKRARDFLAQHNHFLEQEVANRTRAMAELQDATIRAMASLAETRDNETGNHIRRTQHYMEALARHLQNHPRFKDELTDAAIETIFKSAPLHDIGKVGIPDRILLKPGKLTPEEFEIMKTHTTLGRDAIIAAETGTTQDNPFFRYAKEIAYSHQEKWDGSGYPEGLVGNTIPLSARLMAVADVYDALISERVYKPAYSHEQAVEIIRDGRGSHFDPDMVDAFLTLSEEFRRIAQQFADAEPARLAQVDRLAADLPMERIELTSREEPL; the protein is encoded by the coding sequence ATGAATAGCCCATTCGCACCCAGCGGCAAATGCACGGTGCTGGTCGTAGACGACACGCCCGACAACCTCTCGCTGATGAGCGACCTCCTGCGCACTGACTACAAGGTCAAACTCGCGCCCAGTGGCGAACGTGCGCTGCAGATCGTGGCAGGCGACAGCAAGCCCGATCTGATCCTGCTGGACATCATGATGCCGGACATGGACGGCTACGAGGTACTGCGCCGCCTGCAGTTCAACCCCGACACCGAAGACATCCCCGTGATCTTCCTCACCGCCATGAGCGCGGCCGAGGACGAGAGCATTGGCCTGGAGCTGGGCGCGGTGGACTACATCACCAAGCCCATCAACCCGGCCATCGTGATGGCCCGTGTGCGCAACCACCTGCAACTCAAGCGCGCGCGCGACTTCCTGGCCCAGCACAACCACTTTCTGGAGCAGGAGGTCGCCAACCGCACCCGGGCGATGGCCGAGCTGCAGGACGCCACCATCCGCGCCATGGCCTCGCTGGCCGAAACGCGCGACAACGAAACGGGCAACCACATCCGGCGCACGCAGCACTACATGGAAGCGCTGGCCCGCCACCTGCAAAACCACCCGCGCTTCAAGGACGAGCTGACCGACGCCGCCATCGAGACCATCTTCAAGTCCGCCCCGCTGCACGACATCGGCAAGGTGGGCATTCCCGACCGCATCCTGCTCAAGCCCGGCAAGCTCACGCCGGAAGAGTTCGAGATCATGAAGACGCATACCACGCTGGGGCGCGACGCCATCATCGCGGCCGAGACGGGGACCACACAGGACAACCCGTTTTTCCGGTATGCCAAGGAGATCGCCTACAGCCACCAGGAGAAATGGGACGGCTCGGGCTACCCCGAAGGCCTGGTGGGCAACACCATTCCACTGTCAGCGCGGCTGATGGCCGTGGCCGACGTGTACGACGCACTGATTTCCGAACGCGTCTACAAGCCCGCCTACTCCCACGAGCAGGCGGTAGAGATCATTCGCGACGGCCGGGGCAGCCACTTCGACCCAGACATGGTCGATGCCTTCCTGACCCTGTCCGAGGAGTTCCGGCGCATTGCCCAGCAGTTTGCCGATGCCGAGCCAGCACGGCTGGCCCAGGTAGACCGCCTGGCCGCCGATCTGCCCATGGAGCGCATCGAACTGACCTCGCGCGAAGAGCCGCTCTGA
- a CDS encoding rhodanese-like domain-containing protein gives MKTAHDLVTVAKALVQEVPLDQADEAIRTADVLIDVREADEYQAGHIPGAIHASRGVLEFRLSSTPELSARDLKVVLYCKTSGRAALAARAMHDMGYLQVQSIAGGFDAWVAAGKPVAAPASPSFD, from the coding sequence ATGAAAACAGCCCACGATCTCGTCACCGTCGCCAAGGCCCTGGTGCAGGAGGTCCCACTGGACCAGGCAGACGAAGCCATCCGCACCGCCGACGTGCTGATCGATGTGCGAGAGGCGGACGAATACCAGGCAGGACATATCCCAGGCGCGATTCACGCATCGCGCGGGGTGCTGGAGTTCCGCCTCAGCAGCACACCCGAACTCAGCGCGCGCGACCTCAAGGTGGTGCTGTATTGCAAGACCAGCGGCCGTGCCGCTCTGGCCGCGCGCGCCATGCACGACATGGGCTATCTGCAGGTGCAGTCCATTGCTGGCGGCTTTGACGCCTGGGTGGCTGCAGGCAAGCCTGTCGCGGCGCCTGCGTCCCCCTCATTCGACTGA
- a CDS encoding SulP family inorganic anion transporter gives MNFIPGWVRNYQKAWLSGDMVAGVIVTVMLIPQSLAYALLAGLPPEVGLYASILPIIAYAALGSSMTLAVGPVAVASLMTASALQPLAAAGSPDYVALAMLLSLLSGGMLLLFGGLRLGFLAHFLSHPVISGFISGSAVLIAVGQVKHLLGVKAGGNDVFDTVVQLIHAAPGTNLVTLGIGAGSVLFLMLARKSLSPWLVRLGASPRLADIASKLAPMLAVMVSTTLVAAMRWDQTAGVSIVGTVPQGLPQLGLPAVSMASVGSLWLPALLISLVGFVESVSVAQSLALKRQQRIQPNRELLGLGAANVASALSGGFPVTGGFARSVVNFAAGANTPLAGVISAVLMGVVIAALTGLFHYLPHAVLAATIIVAVVSLIDVETLREAWHYDKADAMALVATAAGVIAFGVEVGILMGVALSLGTLVWRSSHPHIAVVGRVPGTEHFRNVTRHTVTTEPGLIAVRVDESLYFANSDALLDRVEELVAAKPDTRHVLLVCSAINQIDTTALGVLTDLERSLAQRGAALLLSEVKGPVLDRLQGTELGQRLEGRIFLSTHAAFEYARRTGSMVGRYGDPAAAI, from the coding sequence ATGAACTTCATTCCCGGCTGGGTCCGTAACTACCAGAAGGCCTGGCTCTCCGGCGACATGGTTGCCGGCGTGATCGTGACGGTGATGCTGATCCCGCAGAGCCTGGCCTACGCGCTGCTGGCGGGCTTGCCACCCGAGGTGGGCTTGTACGCCAGCATCCTGCCGATCATTGCGTATGCCGCGCTGGGGTCCAGCATGACGCTGGCCGTGGGCCCGGTGGCGGTGGCTTCGCTCATGACGGCGAGCGCCCTGCAGCCCCTGGCCGCCGCTGGCTCTCCCGACTACGTGGCGCTGGCCATGTTGCTGTCGCTGCTCTCCGGCGGTATGTTGCTGCTGTTTGGGGGGTTGCGGCTGGGTTTTTTGGCCCATTTTCTGAGCCACCCGGTGATCAGCGGTTTTATCTCTGGCTCGGCTGTGCTCATTGCTGTGGGGCAGGTCAAGCACCTGCTGGGCGTGAAGGCGGGCGGCAACGATGTCTTTGATACCGTGGTTCAACTGATCCACGCCGCGCCTGGCACCAACCTCGTCACGCTTGGGATTGGTGCAGGCAGCGTGTTGTTTCTGATGCTGGCGCGCAAGTCCTTGTCCCCATGGCTGGTTCGCCTGGGCGCCAGTCCGCGCCTGGCGGATATCGCATCCAAGCTGGCGCCGATGCTGGCCGTGATGGTGTCCACCACCTTGGTCGCCGCCATGCGCTGGGACCAGACGGCGGGGGTCAGCATCGTGGGCACGGTGCCCCAAGGCCTGCCGCAGCTCGGGTTGCCGGCGGTTTCGATGGCGTCTGTGGGCTCGCTGTGGTTGCCTGCGCTGTTGATCTCGCTCGTGGGCTTTGTGGAAAGCGTGTCGGTGGCGCAATCGCTGGCGCTCAAGCGGCAGCAGCGCATTCAGCCCAACCGGGAACTGCTGGGCCTGGGGGCGGCCAACGTTGCCAGCGCGCTGTCGGGTGGTTTCCCCGTCACGGGCGGCTTTGCGCGGTCGGTCGTCAATTTTGCGGCCGGGGCCAACACCCCCCTGGCAGGTGTCATTTCTGCCGTGCTGATGGGTGTGGTGATTGCCGCGCTGACGGGGCTGTTTCACTATTTGCCTCACGCGGTGCTGGCAGCCACCATCATCGTGGCAGTCGTGTCCCTGATCGATGTGGAGACACTGCGTGAAGCTTGGCACTACGACAAGGCCGACGCGATGGCGCTGGTGGCCACAGCGGCGGGCGTGATCGCTTTTGGCGTGGAAGTCGGCATCCTGATGGGGGTGGCGTTGTCGCTCGGCACATTGGTGTGGCGCAGCAGCCATCCGCACATTGCGGTGGTGGGGCGCGTGCCAGGCACGGAGCACTTTCGCAATGTGACCCGCCACACGGTGACCACAGAGCCCGGCCTGATTGCCGTGCGGGTGGATGAAAGCCTGTATTTCGCCAATTCGGACGCATTGCTGGACCGCGTGGAGGAACTGGTGGCCGCAAAACCGGATACGCGCCACGTGCTTCTGGTGTGCTCAGCCATCAACCAGATCGACACGACCGCATTGGGCGTACTGACCGATCTGGAGCGAAGCCTGGCCCAGCGAGGGGCGGCGCTACTGCTGTCCGAGGTGAAAGGCCCCGTGCTCGACCGGTTGCAGGGCACAGAACTAGGCCAGCGACTGGAGGGACGGATCTTTTTGAGCACCCATGCTGCGTTTGAGTACGCAAGGCGGACTGGCAGCATGGTGGGGCGGTACGGGGATCCGGCGGCGGCTATCTAG
- a CDS encoding hybrid sensor histidine kinase/response regulator yields MLRSQHILRLIIAGLVLAYVAIAAVQYSQYRSVEAVMRRGDVNALWSFLQLNVEYEKLDHALHQFELDPTSITMDKLELRYDLFLSRFSALESGTSRTLMQDEPIYSTALAALQRFVAAGDSYFGASVDATSSQTNMRRLRIELDGLRETVQELSLSASRVSALLGDSRNAEVKHQTLLTTGLTAFQALLTFLLAFAMARQFLQREKATAQAMAAQSELVEALKRNEEVLEARVAERTVELQKVNAALREHEDELEIARARAEDASQMKSDFLANMSHEIRTPMNAVIGMSHLALGTDLTPRQRDYVEKIQRSGQHLLGLINDILDFSKIEAGKLEVEVVDFDLRGVLDNVANLVSDKCAHKGLELLFDVDPALPDDLRGDPLRLGQILVNYANNAVKFTDTGEIIVRVTETERDDTGVLLRFEVQDTGIGLTTEQQSRLFRSFEQADTSTTRKYGGTGLGLAISKKLAGLMGGEVGVQSQPGVGSTFWFTARLGLGNPSHAPLLPTPDLRGRHVLVVDDSEQARHILGEMLARMSFTVTTASSGEEAVAQARVAEQAGRPCEIAFVDWKMPGMDGFDTHRALAQLQHPPHTVIVTAAGRDDVQSELECAGLQLMLSKPVSPSQLFDAAMQALGGQARSSDGRAAQAPRRAAHLSAIAGARVLLVDDNDLNQQVGAELLSGAGLVVDVAQNGQVALDMLAQTPYDLVLMDMQMPEMDGLTATRHLRQNPAWAQLPVLAMTANAMSRDRDLCLEAGMNGHLAKPIDPDELFAALLQWIAPRATGAAAADRLNAELQGQPAGNADNPQAPPHPAPAPSADDALRHIPGLDVTAGLRRVLDKRPAYEGLLRKFVAGQAHAVQATRTALAAGRHDEAQRAMHTLKGTAGTIGASALAALAQRVEEAIAQKTSPELIEPLLEPVEAACRALVTALQQALPADEVADADTGPGLQIDAPAARALVAQLDALLSDDDSNAIEIFKDSAPALQALLGPAYGQMKRSLNSYDFVEALAILRQTPIAHHDYKEDPVHE; encoded by the coding sequence ATGCTGCGCAGCCAACACATCCTGCGGCTCATCATTGCGGGGCTGGTGTTGGCCTACGTGGCCATAGCGGCGGTGCAATACAGCCAGTACCGCAGTGTGGAAGCCGTCATGCGGCGCGGTGATGTGAATGCGCTGTGGTCGTTCTTGCAGCTCAATGTGGAGTACGAAAAACTGGACCACGCGCTGCACCAGTTCGAGCTGGACCCCACCAGCATCACCATGGACAAGCTGGAGCTGCGCTACGACCTGTTCCTGAGCCGGTTCAGCGCGCTGGAAAGCGGCACCTCGCGCACGCTGATGCAGGACGAGCCCATCTACAGCACTGCGCTGGCCGCCCTGCAGCGGTTTGTGGCAGCAGGCGACAGCTACTTTGGCGCCAGTGTGGACGCCACCTCCAGCCAGACCAACATGCGGCGCCTGCGCATCGAACTGGATGGCTTGCGCGAGACGGTGCAAGAGCTGTCGCTCAGCGCTTCGCGCGTGTCGGCCCTGCTGGGCGACTCGCGCAACGCCGAGGTCAAGCACCAGACCTTGTTGACCACCGGGCTCACCGCCTTCCAGGCTCTGCTGACGTTCTTGCTCGCCTTTGCGATGGCACGGCAGTTCTTGCAGCGCGAAAAGGCCACGGCCCAGGCCATGGCAGCGCAGAGCGAGCTGGTCGAGGCCCTCAAGCGCAATGAAGAGGTGCTGGAGGCGCGTGTGGCGGAGCGCACGGTGGAGCTGCAAAAGGTCAACGCGGCCCTGCGCGAACACGAGGACGAGCTGGAGATTGCCCGCGCCCGCGCGGAGGACGCATCGCAGATGAAGTCGGACTTTCTGGCCAACATGAGCCACGAGATCCGCACCCCCATGAACGCGGTGATCGGGATGAGCCACCTGGCCCTGGGCACCGACCTCACGCCGCGCCAGCGCGACTATGTGGAAAAGATCCAGCGCTCTGGCCAGCACTTGCTGGGCCTGATCAACGACATCCTGGACTTCAGCAAGATCGAAGCCGGCAAGCTCGAAGTGGAGGTCGTGGACTTTGACCTGCGCGGCGTGCTGGACAACGTGGCCAACCTGGTGAGCGACAAATGCGCCCACAAGGGCCTGGAGCTGCTGTTCGATGTGGACCCTGCCCTGCCCGATGACCTGCGCGGCGATCCGCTGCGCCTGGGGCAGATCCTGGTGAACTACGCCAACAACGCGGTCAAGTTCACCGACACCGGGGAAATCATCGTGCGCGTCACCGAAACAGAGCGCGACGACACCGGCGTGTTGCTGCGATTTGAGGTGCAGGACACCGGCATCGGGCTGACGACCGAGCAGCAGTCGCGGCTGTTCCGGTCGTTCGAGCAGGCGGACACCTCCACCACGCGCAAATACGGCGGCACCGGCCTGGGGTTGGCTATCTCCAAGAAGCTGGCCGGGCTGATGGGGGGCGAAGTGGGCGTGCAAAGCCAGCCCGGGGTGGGCAGCACCTTCTGGTTTACCGCCCGTCTGGGGCTGGGCAACCCAAGCCATGCCCCCCTGCTGCCCACCCCCGACCTGCGCGGGCGGCATGTGCTGGTGGTGGACGACAGCGAGCAGGCCCGGCACATCCTGGGCGAGATGCTGGCCCGCATGAGCTTTACGGTCACCACGGCCTCTTCCGGAGAGGAGGCCGTGGCCCAGGCCCGCGTTGCCGAACAGGCCGGTCGCCCTTGTGAGATTGCATTCGTGGACTGGAAGATGCCCGGCATGGACGGGTTTGACACCCACCGCGCACTCGCCCAGTTGCAGCACCCACCCCACACGGTCATCGTGACCGCTGCAGGCCGCGACGACGTGCAAAGCGAGCTGGAATGCGCCGGGCTGCAACTGATGCTGTCCAAGCCCGTCAGCCCCTCGCAACTCTTTGATGCCGCCATGCAGGCACTGGGCGGGCAGGCCCGGTCGTCCGACGGGCGTGCCGCACAGGCACCTCGGCGCGCTGCACACCTTTCTGCCATTGCGGGCGCACGGGTGCTGCTGGTGGACGACAACGACCTGAACCAGCAGGTGGGTGCCGAGCTGCTGAGCGGCGCGGGCTTGGTCGTGGATGTGGCCCAGAACGGGCAGGTGGCACTGGACATGCTCGCCCAGACCCCTTACGACCTGGTGCTGATGGACATGCAAATGCCCGAGATGGACGGCCTGACCGCAACCCGGCACTTGCGTCAGAACCCCGCCTGGGCCCAGTTGCCCGTGCTGGCCATGACGGCCAACGCCATGAGCCGCGACCGTGACCTGTGCCTGGAGGCAGGCATGAACGGCCACCTGGCCAAACCCATCGACCCGGACGAACTGTTTGCCGCGCTGCTGCAATGGATTGCCCCAAGGGCCACCGGCGCGGCTGCGGCAGACCGCCTCAACGCCGAACTTCAAGGGCAGCCAGCGGGTAACGCAGATAACCCGCAAGCACCGCCCCACCCTGCCCCCGCGCCTTCTGCCGATGACGCATTGCGCCACATCCCAGGGCTGGATGTGACTGCCGGCCTGCGGCGCGTGCTGGACAAACGCCCCGCCTACGAGGGCCTGCTGCGCAAGTTTGTGGCGGGGCAAGCACATGCCGTACAGGCCACACGCACGGCCCTGGCCGCCGGGCGGCACGACGAAGCCCAGCGCGCCATGCACACACTCAAAGGCACGGCCGGCACGATTGGCGCCAGTGCCCTGGCCGCTCTGGCGCAACGGGTAGAAGAAGCCATCGCCCAGAAGACCTCACCCGAACTGATAGAGCCATTGCTGGAGCCCGTGGAAGCAGCATGCCGGGCACTGGTCACAGCGCTGCAGCAAGCCCTGCCCGCAGACGAAGTTGCTGACGCGGACACTGGTCCTGGCCTGCAGATCGACGCACCGGCTGCGCGTGCGCTGGTAGCGCAGCTCGACGCCCTGCTGTCCGACGACGATTCCAACGCCATCGAAATCTTCAAGGACTCCGCGCCCGCGCTGCAAGCCTTGCTCGGGCCCGCGTATGGCCAGATGAAACGGTCGCTGAATAGCTACGACTTTGTGGAGGCACTGGCCATACTGCGGCAGACCCCCATCGCACACCATGATTACAAGGAGGACCCGGTTCATGAATAG
- a CDS encoding MBL fold metallo-hydrolase yields the protein MKPQIEAFFDDATWTVSYVVFDQPGGHCAVVDSVLDYDPKSGRTRTRSADKIIAFVQGQGLKVQWILETHAHADHLSAAHYLRDKLGGKIAIGASITQVQDVFKKVFHLEPEFRPDGSQFDQLLHDNEVFHIGQLEAQALAVPGHTPACMAYQVSDAVFVGDTLFMPDVGTARCDFPGGNAHTLYQSVRKLLSLPAETRLFMCHDYPPAGRAVAWQTTVADQRAKNIHVHDGVSEEAFVALRTQRDATLEMPVLILPSVQVNIRAGEMPPPEANGVTYLKIPVNAL from the coding sequence ATGAAGCCCCAGATAGAAGCCTTCTTTGATGACGCCACCTGGACGGTGAGCTATGTGGTGTTCGATCAGCCTGGCGGCCACTGCGCGGTGGTGGATTCGGTGCTGGACTACGACCCGAAGTCGGGCCGCACCCGCACACGGTCTGCCGACAAGATCATCGCGTTTGTGCAAGGTCAGGGATTGAAGGTGCAATGGATTCTGGAAACCCATGCCCATGCAGACCATTTGTCGGCTGCGCACTACCTTCGCGACAAGCTGGGCGGAAAGATCGCCATTGGCGCGTCCATCACGCAAGTGCAGGACGTGTTCAAGAAGGTCTTTCATCTGGAGCCCGAGTTCCGTCCGGATGGCAGCCAGTTCGACCAGCTGCTGCACGACAACGAGGTGTTCCACATCGGCCAACTGGAGGCCCAGGCGCTGGCAGTGCCCGGCCATACCCCCGCCTGCATGGCCTATCAGGTCAGTGACGCCGTGTTTGTGGGCGACACCCTGTTCATGCCCGACGTGGGCACAGCGCGCTGCGACTTCCCCGGCGGCAATGCCCACACGCTGTACCAATCGGTGCGCAAATTGCTCAGTCTGCCGGCGGAAACCCGCCTGTTCATGTGCCACGACTACCCCCCGGCAGGGCGCGCCGTGGCGTGGCAAACCACCGTTGCCGACCAGCGGGCCAAGAACATCCATGTGCACGACGGAGTGAGCGAAGAGGCCTTTGTAGCGCTGCGCACCCAGCGCGACGCCACGCTGGAGATGCCCGTGCTGATCCTGCCCTCGGTGCAGGTCAACATCCGCGCGGGGGAAATGCCGCCGCCGGAAGCCAATGGCGTGACCTATCTCAAGATTCCCGTCAACGCGCTGTGA
- a CDS encoding TIGR01244 family sulfur transferase, which translates to MPLQIIALTPDFAVSPQLATTDFAALAQQGFKTIINNRPDGEGGGAQPTSPEMERAATVAGLHYVYLPVVSGSITPEQVQAMHKVLITAPKPTLAFCRSGARSAQLFGLAQDLDAEAS; encoded by the coding sequence ATGCCTCTGCAAATCATTGCCCTGACCCCTGACTTTGCTGTGTCGCCGCAGCTGGCCACCACGGACTTTGCCGCTTTGGCCCAGCAGGGCTTCAAGACCATCATCAACAACCGGCCCGACGGGGAGGGCGGTGGCGCACAGCCCACCAGCCCTGAAATGGAGCGCGCTGCCACAGTGGCCGGGCTGCACTATGTGTACCTGCCCGTGGTCAGTGGCTCCATCACGCCGGAACAGGTGCAGGCCATGCACAAGGTCTTGATCACTGCCCCCAAGCCCACGTTGGCGTTTTGCCGTTCGGGCGCCCGGTCTGCACAGCTGTTTGGGCTGGCGCAGGACCTGGACGCCGAAGCGTCCTGA